The following are from one region of the Nicotiana tabacum cultivar K326 chromosome 3, ASM71507v2, whole genome shotgun sequence genome:
- the LOC107826415 gene encoding uncharacterized protein LOC107826415 produces the protein MVHTKDCTGSKKKHSSKAEVQSSLRQEIMQLERRLQNQGAVPCALEKALECKSFSQNITHLASMSMPTTELIREIAVLELEVVHLEHYLLSLYRKAFDQQISSLSPPVNDDKLRSPQSTQIRRCLEFSESDVMVRRENSYAQFDCQSVSNPWNETNSTTQDKVKEPGVHRSHSSLTQHSAPSNRAPLSEEIPGKALRACQSQPFSMMEYAQSSCSNLISLAEHLGTRISDHVPEAPNKLSEDMVRCMCTIYCKIADPPRINPCLSSPTSSLSSMSAFSPKDQCDIWSPGLRNDSSFSVRLDNPFHVEGLKEFSGPYSTMVEVQCIYRDKHRLGDIEPLLQNFRSIVSRLEVIDPQRLSHAEKLAFWINIHNALVMHAFLSYGVPQKHGKRVFLLLKAAYNVGGHVFSANVIQNSILGCRMSRPGQWLRLLLSSRGKLKVGDEIQAYAIEHPEPLLHFALCSGNHSDPAVRVYTPKRVFQELEAAKEEYIRAAFGVKKNHKVVLPKVVESFAKDCGLCTAGVMEMIQQCLPESLIRSIKKIQQENSRKNIEWIPHNFAFRYLIMKELVK, from the exons ATGGTTCACACGAAAGACTGTACTGGGAGCAAGAAGAAACATTCATCTAAGGCTGAAGTCCAGAGTTCTTTGAGGCAAGAG ATAATGCAGCTCGAGAGAAGATTACAGAACCAAGGCGCAGTTCCATGTGCTCTAGAGAAAGCATTAGAATGTAAATCTTTCTCACAAAACATCACTCATCTCGCCTCAATGTCTATG CCAACAACAGAACTGATTAGAGAAATTGCTGTACTAGAGTTGGAAGTAGTGCATTTGGAACACTATCTTCTCTCATTATACCGTAAAGCATTTGATCAACAAATCTCATCCTTGTCTCCTCCCGTAAACGATGATAAACTAAGATCACCACAAAGTACCCAAATAAGAAGGTGCCTTGAATTTTCTGAATCTGATGTGATGGTGAGAAGGGAAAATTCTTATGCTCAATTTGATTGCCAATCAGTATCAAATCCATGGAATGAAACCAATAGCACGACACAAGACAAAGTTAAAGAACCTGGAGTTCATCGAAGCCATTCCTCATTAACTCAACATTCAGCTCCGTCAAATAGAGCTCCCCTATCAGAGGAAATACCAGGGAAAGCTTTGCGTGCTTGTCAGTCTCAACCTTTTTCTATGATGGAG TATGCACAGAGTTCTTGTTCAAATTTAATCAGTTTGGCAGAGCATCTTGGCACGCGCATCTCTGACCATGTTCCAGAGGCACCAAATAAGCTGTCTGAGGACATGGTAAGGTGCATGTGCACCATATATTGCAAAATTGCTGATCCTCCACGAATAAATCCGTGTCTCTCGTCACCAACCTCATCCTTGTCCTCAATGAGTGCCTTTTCTCCAAAGGATCAATGTGACATATGGAGTCCAGGATTAAGGAACGATTCGTCTTTTAGTGTTCGGTTGGACAATCCTTTTCATGTGGAAGGCTTGAAGGAGTTCAGTGGACCTTATAGCACAATGGTTGAAGTACAATGTATATATAGAGATAAACACAGACTAGGTGATATTGAACCGTTGTTGCAAAATTTCAG GTCAATTGTTTCTCGCCTAGAAGTAATAGATCCGCAAAGGTTGAGTCATGCTGAGAAGCTTGCATTCTGGATTAACATACATAACGCGTTAGTGATGCAT GCATTTTTGTCATATGGGGTTCCACAAAAACATGGAAAGAGAGTTTTTCTACTCTTGAAG GCTGCCTATAATGTTGGCGGTCATGTATTCAGCGCCAATGTGATACAGAACTCTATCCTGGGATGTCGAATGTCTAGACCAGGACAG TGGCTTCGCTTGTTGCTTTCTTCTAGAGGAAAGCTTAAGGTAGGCGATGAAATACAAGCCTATGCTATTGAACATCCAGAACCCCTTCTGCACTTTGCACTCTGCTCGGGCAATCATTCAGATCCTGCG GTAAGAGTCTATACACCTAAGAGAGTGTTTCAGGAGCTGGAAGCAGCAAAAGAAGAATATATTAGAGCAGCATTTGGGGTGAAGAAGAATCATAAAGTTGTTTTGCCAAAAGTTGTGGAGTCCTTTGCTAAGGATTGTGGTCTATGTACTGCTGGTGTGATGGAGATGATCCAGCAATGTTTACCTGAATCTCTTATAAGAAGCATTAAGAAGATTCAGCAGGAAAATTCTCGCAAGAACATTGAGTGGATTCCTCATAATTTTGCTTTCCGATATCTAATTATGAAGGAGCTGGTGAAGTGA